Part of the Bifidobacteriaceae bacterium genome is shown below.
GCGAGCCGTAGTCGAAGAGGTTTTCCGCCATCTCCTTGGCGGCGGCCGCCCCGCCGTTTCTGGCCGCGTAATGCAGCGCGGTGTTGCCGTCCCTATCCTTCGGGCCGACGTCGGCACCGTTTTCCAGGAGCAGAAGCTGGATTTCGTCAGCCATTCTCATGTCGAATTTGGGGTTGCCCTTGGAGGCCAGCATCAGCGGCGTCTGCCCGTGAGCGTTGGTCTTGTTGACGTCCGCCCCGTGGGCGATCGCCGCGTCCACAATCAGCCAGCGAAGCGTCTCCCGCGTAGTGAACATGTCCAAGTCGCGGCTGTCCCGCAGGGCGAAGGTCAAGAGCGTGTTGGACTGGTCGTCCACCGCGGCGTTGATGTCCAGGCCGGCCGCGACCATCGCGGCGATGATTCTGGCGGGCCAGTTTTCGGCGAAAATGCTCCGCACCTCGCGGGGATTATGGGAGGCGGACAACCACGACAGAGCGGTTGTGCCGTTGCCCGCGCGGACATTCGGGTCGGCCCCCAGTTCCAGCAGCAACTCGCACATAGGGAGGTCGCATTTCCAGCACGCCAAAGCGAGCGGCGTGCCCTCCCCGTACCCGAAAATGTCGTCGACCTCATCAAGGTCGGCGCCAAGCCCGGCCAGCGCCCGGACGGCCTCCTCATCTGATTTGCCCACCGCTTGATGCAGCGTCAGGCCGCCCGCCTTCAGGCGGAGGGCGGCGTCCGCGTCCTCGTCTTGGCCGGAGGAGGCTTCGTCTCCGGTGACTTCCCCGCGCAGCAGCGCGCCGATCCTTTTGGCCCCCCGGCGTTCGGCCAGCAGGTGGGCCGTCT
Proteins encoded:
- a CDS encoding ankyrin repeat domain-containing protein, translating into MEYLDIRMAYGALRDGQKTAAEILTMYQATPDKKAAHQNGDTLLHLAAANLDLGAVAYLLGEGCDPSALNDSGHTPLWMVAKCRELTPDVPKNTVYDLTAALLNAGASPMKKDGDGRWCYLEAARNGNGEFLAALFDKGARITRTDGDGNNGLHLLIESLSGCVNDYQQAQEKYEKSVRENADPATVEHQRKRAEDLAARMEYRVGIALRGVKALLDAGVDPEDKNNMGETAHLLAERRGAKRIGALLRGEVTGDEASSGQDEDADAALRLKAGGLTLHQAVGKSDEEAVRALAGLGADLDEVDDIFGYGEGTPLALACWKCDLPMCELLLELGADPNVRAGNGTTALSWLSASHNPREVRSIFAENWPARIIAAMVAAGLDINAAVDDQSNTLLTFALRDSRDLDMFTTRETLRWLIVDAAIAHGADVNKTNAHGQTPLMLASKGNPKFDMRMADEIQLLLLENGADVGPKDRDGNTALHYAARNGGAAAAKEMAENLFDYGSPTVDAVNNAGKTALDYAQASDNELLVRFLLGNM